Proteins encoded in a region of the Oscillospiraceae bacterium MB24-C1 genome:
- the nagA gene encoding N-acetylglucosamine-6-phosphate deacetylase, with protein sequence MKIFLNARLVCKDRIIQRGFLTEKDGIITSLGDMSEAPAIQEEIVDCRGLYLSPGFIDLHTHGAGGYDFMDGSVRDVIGAARTQMAHGTTALMPTTLTSDDEDLYAAIDAYHQALEVKENMPHLLGLHLEGPYFASEHKGAQDERYLMHPHPEHYLKILAYARGHIKRWSFAPELPGALEMADRLADSGILLSAAHTSATFEQMQQAFEHGITHLTHFYSAMSSIVRINGMRTLGVVESGYLLDGLTLEIISDGIHLPPNLLRMILRCKDHNAICLCTDSMRGAGMPDGPSILGSKKDGQKVIVEDGIALMPDRSCFAGSVATTDRLVRVMVYQAGLSVWEAVKMMSLNPARFVNMDSKIGSLEVGKQADLVLFDNDISIKSVYVSGIKTI encoded by the coding sequence GTGAAAATATTTCTAAACGCGCGTCTTGTCTGCAAAGACAGGATTATTCAGCGCGGCTTTTTGACAGAAAAAGATGGCATCATAACCAGCTTGGGCGATATGAGCGAAGCGCCGGCAATCCAAGAGGAAATCGTGGACTGCCGGGGTTTATATCTTTCGCCCGGGTTTATTGATTTACATACACACGGCGCCGGCGGATACGACTTTATGGACGGCAGCGTGCGTGATGTAATTGGGGCAGCTAGAACACAAATGGCCCACGGAACAACTGCCCTTATGCCGACAACCTTGACCAGCGACGACGAAGATCTGTATGCTGCGATAGACGCTTACCATCAGGCGCTGGAAGTAAAAGAAAATATGCCACATTTGCTTGGCCTGCATCTTGAAGGCCCTTATTTCGCGAGTGAGCACAAGGGCGCACAGGACGAACGCTATTTGATGCATCCTCATCCTGAGCATTATTTAAAGATCTTGGCCTATGCAAGAGGACATATCAAACGGTGGTCTTTCGCACCGGAGCTTCCGGGAGCGCTTGAGATGGCAGACCGCCTTGCTGACAGCGGTATTTTGCTTTCGGCAGCACACACTTCTGCTACATTTGAACAAATGCAGCAGGCTTTTGAGCATGGCATTACACACCTGACGCATTTTTATTCCGCTATGTCCAGCATTGTCCGGATAAACGGAATGCGTACCCTGGGCGTTGTTGAAAGCGGCTATTTGCTCGACGGGTTGACCCTTGAAATAATTTCTGACGGTATACACCTTCCGCCAAATTTGTTGCGGATGATTTTGCGCTGTAAGGACCATAACGCTATATGCTTATGCACCGACAGCATGCGAGGCGCGGGAATGCCAGATGGCCCGTCCATACTGGGTTCTAAAAAGGACGGCCAGAAGGTAATTGTTGAAGACGGTATAGCACTAATGCCAGATAGGTCTTGTTTTGCCGGTAGTGTTGCGACTACCGACCGTCTTGTGCGCGTAATGGTGTATCAAGCCGGTTTGTCTGTGTGGGAAGCAGTCAAGATGATGTCGCTCAACCCAGCCAGATTTGTGAATATGGACAGCAAAATTGGTTCTCTAGAGGTTGGAAAGCAGGCCGATCTTGTCCTGTTTGACAACGATATTTCCATAAAGTCGGTCTACGTTTCTGGTATTAAAACCATATAG
- a CDS encoding 6-phosphogluconolactonase, whose amino-acid sequence MNMTINVKSTPVEMGNAAAIKAAAALNDAIATKGKARLVLSTGSSQFDTISALIKQNVDWSKVEMFHLDEYVNLPESHPASFRKYLKERFTSQVTLKSAFFVDGEGDVASHIAQLSDEIRKEPVDVGLIGIGENAHIAFNDPPANFETDAAYMVVNLDDKCKNQQVGEGWFATIDDVPKQAITMTVKQILACKTIISCVPHAVKAQAIKDALTLAVTPQVPATILKTHPDWHLFIDNASASGLFQV is encoded by the coding sequence ATGAATATGACGATTAATGTAAAGAGCACGCCCGTTGAAATGGGCAATGCTGCTGCCATAAAAGCGGCAGCGGCGCTCAACGACGCCATTGCCACAAAAGGCAAAGCTCGGCTTGTTTTGTCCACCGGCTCATCGCAGTTTGATACCATATCTGCTCTTATCAAACAAAATGTCGATTGGTCCAAAGTGGAAATGTTCCATCTTGATGAATATGTGAACCTGCCGGAAAGCCATCCCGCAAGTTTTAGAAAGTATCTGAAAGAAAGATTCACCTCACAGGTAACGCTTAAAAGCGCTTTCTTCGTAGATGGCGAGGGCGATGTTGCATCACATATTGCACAACTGAGCGATGAGATCAGAAAAGAACCAGTTGATGTCGGCCTGATTGGTATTGGCGAGAACGCTCATATTGCGTTTAATGACCCGCCAGCAAATTTTGAAACTGATGCGGCATATATGGTGGTTAATCTGGATGACAAGTGTAAAAATCAGCAGGTCGGCGAAGGTTGGTTCGCAACCATTGACGATGTGCCAAAACAGGCGATCACTATGACCGTCAAGCAAATTCTTGCCTGCAAAACCATTATCTCTTGCGTGCCGCACGCGGTGAAAGCCCAAGCCATAAAAGATGCGCTTACCCTCGCCGTAACCCCTCAGGTACCGGCTACAATTCTAAAAACGCATCCTGACTGGCATCTATTCATAGATAACGCCAGCGCTTCAGGGTTGTTCCAGGTGTAA
- the zupT gene encoding zinc transporter ZupT, with amino-acid sequence MDISNVLFAFSLTLFAGLATGIGSALSLLTKRTNPRFLSVALGFSAGVMIYVSFVEIFVKAKDALVASLGVKMGTWVTVGGFFFGILLIAVIDNLIPSTENPHEVHTVEEMDGESESHKSHLMRMGLFTALAIGIHNFPEGLATFTAALSDPSLGVPIAVAIAIHNIPEGIAVAVPIFYATGSRMKAFKLSFLSGLSEPLGALIGYILLYRFFNDVVFGFIFASVAGIMVYISLDELLPSAREYGEHHLSIYGLIAGMAVMAVSLLLFI; translated from the coding sequence ATGGATATTTCGAATGTACTATTCGCTTTTTCATTAACACTATTTGCGGGCTTGGCTACAGGAATTGGTAGCGCGCTTTCATTGCTGACTAAAAGAACGAACCCGAGATTTTTGTCAGTGGCTTTAGGTTTCTCGGCTGGAGTGATGATATATGTATCCTTTGTTGAGATTTTTGTGAAAGCCAAAGATGCTTTAGTTGCTTCTTTGGGTGTAAAAATGGGGACGTGGGTTACTGTTGGTGGTTTCTTTTTTGGTATTCTTCTTATTGCAGTAATAGACAATTTGATTCCATCCACAGAAAATCCCCACGAAGTACATACGGTAGAAGAGATGGACGGGGAAAGTGAGAGTCATAAATCTCACCTGATGAGAATGGGGTTATTTACCGCTTTAGCAATTGGTATTCATAATTTCCCTGAAGGGCTGGCGACATTTACAGCTGCATTAAGCGATCCGAGCCTTGGCGTCCCGATTGCGGTCGCGATAGCTATCCATAACATACCTGAAGGAATCGCTGTGGCAGTACCTATCTTCTATGCAACCGGAAGTCGGATGAAAGCGTTCAAATTATCATTTTTGTCCGGGCTCTCTGAACCATTAGGCGCGTTGATTGGTTATATTCTTCTGTACAGATTTTTTAACGACGTGGTGTTTGGTTTTATCTTTGCATCCGTTGCAGGGATTATGGTTTATATAAGCCTTGATGAACTACTACCTTCTGCAAGGGAATACGGTGAGCATCATTTGTCCATTTATGGATTAATTGCTGGAATGGCTGTTATGGCAGTGAGTCTTCTGCTTTTTATTTAA
- a CDS encoding TetR/AcrR family transcriptional regulator has protein sequence MDETKIREPQQKRAIEKKNKIILAGLSLFSKKGYHNTNTVEIAKLAGVSTGALYSYFKDKKAIYIEAFDYFLNEHAVPILDKVAQLPSQTDLTVFVEKIVDAFLVLYKDTSNAMLELTNTMSIDEDISRYFCDYESWYFLKFAEVFKKHGIYHDDILERIYLAYTLLDLLGLEQTNYHHKFIRFEVLKAEVVSTITNLLTAE, from the coding sequence ATGGATGAAACAAAAATACGTGAGCCGCAACAAAAACGCGCTATCGAAAAGAAAAATAAGATAATACTTGCGGGGTTGAGCCTTTTTTCAAAAAAAGGCTATCACAATACAAATACAGTTGAAATTGCAAAGCTAGCAGGTGTTTCGACCGGTGCGCTTTACAGTTACTTTAAAGACAAAAAGGCTATTTATATTGAGGCCTTTGATTACTTTCTGAATGAACATGCAGTACCGATTTTAGACAAAGTTGCGCAACTGCCATCCCAAACTGACTTGACGGTTTTCGTGGAAAAAATAGTAGATGCATTTCTGGTCTTATATAAGGATACGTCCAACGCTATGTTGGAGCTAACAAATACGATGTCGATAGACGAAGATATCAGCAGATATTTTTGCGACTATGAAAGCTGGTATTTTCTCAAGTTTGCCGAGGTTTTTAAAAAGCATGGCATATATCATGATGATATTTTGGAAAGAATCTATCTCGCCTACACATTACTCGATTTGCTCGGCTTAGAGCAGACAAACTATCACCATAAATTTATTCGTTTTGAAGTACTAAAAGCAGAAGTAGTCTCTACTATTACGAATTTGCTGACAGCAGAGTAA
- a CDS encoding methyltransferase domain-containing protein, with protein MKTIDQVDEKLAKSLTAETTDLLPYLPYLLQDLWELGSQPQSIIDLISKNIPLASNTTILDLACGKGAVSVKLAEALNVNVRGVDIVPEFIEFAKKKAEEQGVTSLCLFAVEDINKTISTTQSYDGVILGAVGDVLGSPKVTLEKLKSVIKTDGFIIIDDAYLKPDENEQSNYSGNEYLTYAQWLDLFKEVGLTLVDSASTDDMDDDINDYNTKSIVRRANELIKKHPDKKALFEGYIKSQELECDDLENILTGVTWLLRNKI; from the coding sequence ATGAAAACAATCGATCAAGTAGATGAAAAACTGGCAAAATCATTGACGGCTGAAACAACCGACTTGCTTCCTTATCTTCCGTATCTTTTGCAAGATTTATGGGAACTTGGCAGCCAGCCCCAGAGCATTATTGACCTGATAAGCAAGAATATTCCCCTTGCCTCTAACACAACTATATTGGATTTGGCTTGCGGCAAGGGCGCTGTTAGCGTAAAGCTGGCAGAAGCTTTAAACGTAAATGTCAGAGGAGTGGACATCGTTCCTGAGTTCATTGAATTTGCTAAGAAAAAGGCAGAAGAACAAGGGGTAACTTCCTTGTGTTTGTTTGCGGTTGAGGACATCAATAAAACAATCAGTACTACTCAAAGCTATGATGGTGTCATTTTAGGTGCCGTCGGAGATGTATTAGGTTCGCCAAAAGTAACCCTAGAAAAGCTAAAAAGCGTTATTAAAACAGACGGATTTATCATTATAGACGATGCTTATTTAAAACCGGATGAAAATGAACAAAGCAATTACTCGGGCAATGAGTATCTAACCTATGCACAATGGCTCGATCTTTTTAAAGAAGTTGGATTAACCTTGGTAGATAGCGCCTCTACAGATGACATGGATGACGATATTAACGATTATAACACCAAATCTATTGTACGGCGAGCGAATGAATTAATAAAAAAGCATCCTGACAAAAAAGCCTTGTTTGAAGGCTATATAAAAAGCCAGGAGCTCGAATGTGATGACTTGGAAAATATCTTGACGGGTGTAACGTGGTTGCTCAGAAACAAGATATAG
- a CDS encoding 3-hydroxyacyl-CoA dehydrogenase family protein produces MAEIKKVGIAGAGTMGFSLAQIIARHGYDVYLYDIYEHAIEKAKKIMRLNQETEVNENILTQEQSEALLARIQCGTTTDGFKDVDFLVEAILEKIDVKHKFWGEISKIVKPDTILVSNTSGLSITKIAQVIEGPERFAGMHWINPPHIIPLVEVISGEKTAPETADAVYTFCEILGKKPVRINDAPGFALNRIQFAILRECLHIYEQDIASIEDIDKVMKYGLGPRYAVFGPFEVADLGGLDIFHNISSYLFADLGTEKDCFSKLKENFEENRLGVKNGAGFYDYSNGRDMDVIRYRDEMYTKVAKVLFGQ; encoded by the coding sequence ATGGCAGAAATCAAAAAGGTTGGCATCGCTGGAGCAGGTACCATGGGTTTTTCTCTTGCACAAATCATCGCGCGGCACGGGTATGACGTTTATCTCTACGACATTTATGAGCACGCTATCGAGAAGGCAAAAAAAATCATGCGCCTCAATCAGGAAACTGAGGTCAATGAAAATATCCTGACTCAGGAGCAATCGGAGGCATTGTTAGCGCGCATTCAATGCGGCACAACTACCGACGGGTTTAAAGATGTCGATTTTTTGGTAGAGGCTATCCTAGAAAAAATTGACGTCAAGCATAAATTCTGGGGCGAAATCTCCAAAATCGTAAAGCCAGACACCATTCTGGTCAGTAATACTTCTGGTCTAAGCATCACAAAAATTGCGCAGGTCATTGAAGGGCCTGAACGCTTCGCGGGTATGCACTGGATCAATCCACCGCATATTATTCCGTTGGTTGAGGTGATTTCTGGTGAAAAAACTGCGCCTGAAACAGCAGACGCCGTTTATACGTTCTGCGAAATCCTCGGTAAAAAACCTGTTCGAATTAACGATGCCCCTGGTTTCGCTCTCAACCGTATTCAGTTTGCCATATTGCGTGAATGCCTACATATCTATGAGCAGGACATCGCGTCCATCGAGGACATTGACAAGGTCATGAAATATGGCCTTGGTCCACGCTACGCCGTCTTTGGCCCGTTTGAGGTTGCCGATCTTGGTGGGCTAGATATTTTCCACAACATATCATCTTATCTTTTTGCAGATCTCGGAACAGAAAAAGATTGCTTTAGCAAGCTTAAAGAGAACTTTGAGGAGAACCGGCTCGGTGTTAAAAATGGCGCCGGTTTCTATGATTATTCAAACGGGCGCGACATGGATGTTATCCGTTACCGTGACGAGATGTATACTAAAGTGGCAAAGGTGTTGTTTGGTCAGTAG
- a CDS encoding sigma 54-interacting transcriptional regulator, producing the protein MDEALLLDTLLNATNEAIVIVDKAGIITELSKAYTEFLGIKKEDALGRHVTDVIENTRMHIVMKTGKPEIADAQRIKNQTMIATRIPIYKDGKVVGAFGRVLFKNTKELYSLHDRIMDMESQLSLYRSKYGRINEAKYSVYDIIGESREISSLRETIQKIAVRNSNILITGESGTGKELVAHAIHNASRRRNGPMICVNCAAIPSELLESELFGYEEGAFTGAKKGGKPGLLKAANGGTLLLDEIGDLSMSMQVKLLRTIQDKEIRRVGSSVGEVINIRIISATNKDLHKMVQENSFRADLFYRLNVISIHIPPIRDRKEDIPELVEHFMQKISVRENISLRGISAGALEHFKTYDWPGNIRELENALERASNFVDEDGIIKIKHLQNKVLGTDFGFEKMNLKDILEDTERTTILRAISKHNGVKTNAANELGISRTSLYEKMVKYNISLDTKEL; encoded by the coding sequence ATGGACGAAGCGCTATTGCTGGATACTCTCCTTAATGCTACCAACGAAGCAATTGTTATTGTGGATAAGGCTGGAATCATCACTGAGCTGAGCAAGGCGTATACGGAATTTTTGGGAATTAAAAAGGAAGATGCGCTAGGTCGGCATGTCACCGATGTTATTGAAAATACAAGAATGCACATAGTGATGAAAACAGGAAAGCCAGAAATTGCGGATGCCCAGCGTATCAAGAATCAGACCATGATTGCAACACGGATACCGATTTACAAAGATGGAAAAGTTGTTGGGGCATTTGGGCGCGTGTTATTCAAAAACACCAAGGAGCTATACTCACTGCATGATAGAATAATGGATATGGAAAGCCAGCTTTCGCTGTACCGAAGCAAGTATGGCAGAATTAACGAGGCCAAATATTCAGTGTACGACATCATCGGAGAAAGTCGCGAAATATCTAGCCTTAGAGAAACCATACAAAAAATTGCTGTCAGAAATTCCAATATATTGATTACCGGAGAAAGTGGCACCGGCAAAGAGCTGGTCGCACATGCAATTCACAATGCGAGCAGGCGGCGAAATGGTCCGATGATATGTGTCAATTGTGCTGCCATTCCGTCAGAACTGCTTGAATCGGAGTTGTTCGGCTATGAGGAAGGTGCCTTTACCGGCGCAAAAAAAGGCGGAAAGCCCGGACTACTTAAGGCGGCCAACGGCGGAACGCTGCTGCTTGACGAAATAGGCGATCTGTCTATGAGCATGCAAGTCAAGCTTTTGCGCACCATTCAGGATAAGGAAATTCGAAGGGTTGGTTCCTCGGTTGGGGAAGTCATCAACATCCGAATTATTTCCGCCACGAACAAAGATTTACACAAGATGGTTCAGGAAAACAGTTTTCGGGCGGACTTGTTTTATCGTTTGAATGTCATCAGCATACATATCCCGCCCATCCGCGATCGTAAAGAGGATATTCCCGAGTTGGTTGAACACTTTATGCAAAAAATTTCTGTCAGAGAAAATATTTCTCTGCGTGGTATTTCAGCGGGTGCGTTGGAACATTTTAAAACTTACGATTGGCCAGGCAATATACGCGAGTTAGAAAATGCGCTGGAGCGTGCCTCAAATTTTGTTGACGAAGACGGCATAATTAAGATAAAGCATCTGCAAAACAAGGTTTTGGGGACCGACTTCGGCTTTGAAAAAATGAATCTTAAAGATATTCTTGAAGATACCGAGCGTACAACAATCCTGCGTGCCATTTCAAAGCACAACGGGGTAAAAACTAACGCAGCCAACGAACTGGGAATAAGCCGAACTAGCCTTTATGAAAAAATGGTTAAATACAACATATCTCTGGATACTAAAGAACTATAA
- a CDS encoding 3-hydroxybutyrate dehydrogenase: MLENKIAIVTGAASGIGYAVAHALTQEGAKVVMADVNEEKLKIAAQEVGGDFSVADLSKRKDCKALVDYTLEKYSRVDILVNIAGIQNVASIEDFPEDKWDFMMSLMLTAPFLLTKYCWSSMRQNEWGRVINLNSIHGLVASEFKSAYVSAKHGLLGLTKTAALEGGPYGITVNSICPAYVMTPLVEGQITAQAKNHNIPEEKVISDIMLAKAAIKTMLKPETVASVVKFLCSEDAANITGIALPIDGGWTAN; encoded by the coding sequence ATGCTAGAAAACAAAATTGCAATTGTTACTGGCGCGGCAAGCGGTATCGGTTATGCCGTGGCACATGCACTTACCCAGGAGGGTGCTAAGGTTGTAATGGCAGACGTCAACGAAGAAAAACTTAAAATTGCGGCGCAAGAGGTCGGGGGAGATTTTTCTGTTGCCGATTTAAGCAAGCGCAAAGACTGCAAGGCTTTGGTTGATTATACTCTTGAAAAGTACAGCAGGGTCGATATTCTTGTTAACATTGCCGGAATTCAAAATGTCGCTTCAATAGAAGATTTTCCTGAGGACAAATGGGACTTCATGATGTCGCTCATGCTGACAGCACCCTTTTTGCTTACAAAATATTGCTGGTCCTCAATGCGGCAGAACGAATGGGGACGGGTTATTAACCTGAATTCTATTCACGGTCTTGTTGCATCGGAGTTTAAATCGGCCTATGTTTCAGCAAAACACGGTCTGCTCGGGCTTACCAAAACTGCCGCGCTTGAGGGCGGTCCTTACGGGATTACGGTCAACTCCATTTGCCCTGCCTATGTTATGACACCGCTGGTTGAAGGGCAAATTACGGCACAGGCAAAAAACCACAATATTCCTGAGGAAAAGGTCATCAGCGATATTATGCTTGCGAAGGCGGCAATCAAGACTATGCTCAAGCCCGAAACTGTCGCATCTGTTGTCAAGTTCCTTTGCTCTGAAGACGCAGCTAATATTACAGGCATCGCACTTCCTATAGACGGGGGCTGGACAGCCAATTGA